A genomic segment from Candidatus Zixiibacteriota bacterium encodes:
- a CDS encoding SRPBCC domain-containing protein has product MATRKPKYDWTQFKLRIFITAKPEKVFAAWTNDKLVSKWFTEKTVIEPKKGGRLYFEWVAGDKLETKIVDIVKNRKLVFPFGPGKVEVAVTFKKDGKGTLCELHQYGMKTDPKSKWNLHRGCIQGWTFFLTNLKAYLEHGLDLRSHDPKRSYRQDYVNS; this is encoded by the coding sequence ATGGCAACCAGGAAGCCCAAGTATGATTGGACGCAATTCAAATTGCGTATCTTCATCACCGCCAAGCCGGAAAAGGTCTTCGCCGCCTGGACCAATGACAAGCTGGTCTCGAAGTGGTTCACTGAAAAGACCGTCATCGAGCCAAAGAAGGGCGGTCGGCTCTATTTCGAGTGGGTGGCCGGCGACAAGCTGGAGACGAAGATTGTCGACATCGTCAAGAACCGCAAACTCGTCTTCCCCTTTGGTCCCGGCAAGGTCGAGGTGGCGGTGACTTTCAAGAAGGACGGCAAGGGCACGCTCTGCGAATTACACCAGTACGGCATGAAGACCGACCCCAAGTCCAAATGGAATCTCCACCGTGGCTGCATCCAGGGCTGGACCTTCTTCCTGACCAACCTGAAGGCGTATCTCGAACACGGCCTCGATCTGCGCAGCCACGACCCCAAGCGCAGCTATAGGCAGGATTACGTAAACAGTTAG